Proteins from one Salvelinus namaycush isolate Seneca chromosome 34, SaNama_1.0, whole genome shotgun sequence genomic window:
- the LOC120029100 gene encoding uncharacterized protein LOC120029100: MSPRVATLLSRLWLFLVLSCAARSMWQACDNGKLLLSRDLPPSVVWSCPVISWPESTTQKIPSIDTEYPPQPIEHVCMDTPITYNHTIPNSGAHRTVGAESGEYLYCPPQRWLNNLQHGATVLLYHPCAPVRQRDLLSVLGHRCLSDYIITPHPDLSTHRPLALVSWGRTLELSQVTTPEVCDWLQLTAAHGNSGDVGPNRKYNLLLTHPADHKHAYPKKSLKQCCEETLSLLLDGRLEVTDWRRGRVRKSRAALGTEGREKERQTTVVPPLAVTKTNRTTLDQTEPNRPEAQGPATVRVTQRDTDQGLKVTQPRRRENYTNEKEPRGKVRETDWLNQNEAEDKRQSGKMRDTQEREVKSSRHEGETQPRNSPTKRKKALSQSWRKQLAVTQTNSQDRRADCDGRVGHSECTETVAPLGGAAAGPGDRMLPTPRTDEAVWAAAALGFLLVLLALSVLHTRLYRQCGTTPSMYWHDPKQDYDRVADVIHRRLKMPGRRKRRASKSRRQECVLLPPSSSTEDDE; the protein is encoded by the exons ATGTCTCCACGGGTGGCGACTCTGCTGTCCAGACTGTGGCTGTTCTTGGTTCTGTCTTGTGCTGCTAGGTCGATGTGGCAAGCCTGTGACAATGGGAAG CTCTTGCTGTCGAGAGACCTGCCCCCATCAGTTGTATGGAGCTGTCCTGTGATTTCCTGGCCAGAGTCCACTACCCAG AAGATTCCTAGCATTGACACAGAGTATCCCCCACAG CCGATTGAGCACGTCTGCATGGACACACCCATCACCTACAATCACACTATCCCCAACAG TGGAGCTCACCGGACTGTAGGGGCAGAGAGTGGAGAGTACCTGTACTGCCCCCCTCAACGCTGGCTCAATAACCTGCAG caTGGAGCAACAGTGTTACTGTACCATCCGTGTGCTCCTGTTCGTCAGCGTGACCTGCTGTCTGTCCTGGGCCACCGCTGTCTGTCTGACTACATCATAACGCCACACCCTGACCTCAGCACACACCgg CCGTTAGCGCTGGTGTCCTGGGGTCGCACTCTGGAGCTGTCCCAGGTGACCACGCCGGAGGTCTGTGATTGGCTGCAGTTGACAGCGGCACACGGTAACAGTGGCGATGTGGGTCCAAACAGGAAGTATAACTTGCTGTTGACCCATCCTGCGGATCACAAACACGCATACCCAAAGAAG TCTCTGAAGCAGTGCTGTGAGGAGACCCTCTCTCTGCTGCTGGATGGACGGTTGGAGGTGAcagactggaggagagggagggtccGCAAGAGCCGAGCTGCACTCGGGACcgaggggagggagaaagagagacagaccaCCGTGGTGCCGCCTCTAGCAGTCACCAAGACCAACAGGACTACCCTGGACCAAACCGAGCCGAACAGACCTGAAGCACAGGGCCCAGCCACAGTGAGGGTTACACAGAGAGATACGGACCAAGGACTCAAAGTGACTCAACCTCGCCGCAGAGAAAATTACACTAATGAAAAAGAGCCCCGAGGCAAAGTGAGAGAAACAGACTGGCTGAACCAGAACGAAGCAGAGGACAAGAGGCAGAGCGGGAAAATGCGAGACacccaggagagagaggtgaagagcaGCAGACACGAGGGAGAGACACAGCCCCGTAACTCTCCAACCAAGAGGAAAAAGGCTCTGTCTCAGAGTTGGCGCAAGCAGCTGGCTGTCACACAGACGAACAGCCAGGACAGGAGAGCAGACTGTGATGGTAGGGTGGGCCACAGCGAGTGCACTGAGACCGTAGCTCCGCTAGGGGGCGCCGCGGCTGGACCCGGTGACAGGATGCTGCCCACTCCGCGGACAGACGAGGCGGTGTGGGCGGCAGCAGCGTTGGGCTTCCTCCTGGTGCTGCTGGCACTCTCTGTGCTGCACACCCGCCTTTACCGCCAGTGTGGCACAACGCCCAGCATGTACTGGCATGACCCCAAGCAGGACTACGACAGGGTGGCAG ATGTGATCCACAGGAGGCTGAAGAtgccagggaggaggaagaggagggcatCCAAGAGCCGAAGACAGGAATGTGTCCTCCTACCACCCAGTTCCAGTACAGAGGACGACGAGTAG
- the LOC120028632 gene encoding ARF GTPase-activating protein GIT1-like translates to MSRKVHRTEVCADCSAPDPGWTSINRGVLICDECCSVHRSLGRHISIVKHLRHSGWPPALLQMVQTLASNGANSIWEHSLLDPAQVQSGRRKPNPQDKVHATKSEFIRSKYQMLSFVHKLPCRDDDGVTTKDLSKQLHSSVRTGSLETCLRLLSLGAQANFFHPEKGTTPLHVAAKAGQVLQAELLVVYGADPGALDINGRTPMDYARQAGQVELAERLVECQYELTDRLAFYLCGRRPDHKNGHYIIPQMADSLDLSELAKAAKKKLQALNNRLFEELAMDVYDEVDRRENDAVWLTTQNHSTLVTERSAVPFLPVNPEYSATRNQGRQKLARFNAREFATLIIDILSDAKRRQQGKGLSSPTDSSLDLGADDDQHDYDSVASDEDTDSELTTQNNNNTQRNNRAKSMDSSDLSDGPITLQEYLEVKKALASSEAKVQQLMKVNNNLSEELRRLQKEVRKGGPGGPTPYGGQHLSSSMEMGRYMVPKGEKHGSGTDSDYDNTQMYELSLSRGRSSEEEGRGESEEWEGGEPDPTLPCTEDVILKTEQVTKNIQELLRAAQEFKHDSFVPCSEKIHSAVTEMASLFPKRPALDAVHCSLRLLASSASRLQVECRKAAPPDPSAPAVDYQLLTQQVIQCAYDIAKAAKQLVTITTREKKQ, encoded by the exons ATGTCAAGAAAGGTCCACAGAACCGAAGTATGCGCCGACTGCAGTGCACCAG ATCCGGGCTGGACCAGCATCAACAGGGGCGTTCTGATCTGTGACGAGTGCTGCTCGGTGCACCGTAGCCTGGGGCGCCACATCTCCATCGTCAAGCACCTGCGGCACAGCGGCTGGCCCCCTGCACTGCTGCAG atggTGCAGACCCTGGCCAGTAATGGGGCAAACTCGATTTGGGAGCACTCTCTGCTTGACCCAGCACAGGTGCAGAGCGGCCGCAGGAAACCCAACCCACAGGACAAAGTCCA CGCCACCAAGTCCGAGTTCATCCGCTCCAAGTACCAGATGCTATCCTTCGTCCACAAGCTGCCGTGCCGCGATGACGACGGTGTTACCACCAAGGATCTTAGTAAG CAACTGCACTCAAGTGTGAGGACGGGGAGTCTGGAGACATGTCTACGGCTGCTGTCCCTGGGAGCACAGGCCAACTTCTTCCACCCG GAGAAGGGCACCACTCCACTCCACGTGGCAGCCAAGGCAGGCCAGGTTCTGCAGGCAGAGCTGCTGGTTGTGTACGGAGCCGACCCCGGAGCACTGGACATCAACGGACGCACACCCATGGACTACGCCAG gcaAGCGGGCCAGGTGGAGCTGGCAGAGCGGCTGGTTGAGTGTCAGTACGAGCTCACAGACAGGCTGGCTTTCTACCTGTGTGGCCGACGCCCTG ATCACAAGAATGGGCATTATATCATTCCTCAGATGGCTGACAG CCTGGACCTCTCAGAACTGGCCAAGGCAGCTAAGAAGAAGCTCCAAGCG CTGAACAATCGATTGTTTGAGGAGCTGGCCATGGATGTATATGACGAAGTGGACCGCAGGGAGAACGATGCAG TGTGGCTGACGACTCAGAACCACAGTACTCTGGTGACGGAGCGCAGCGCGGTGCCCTTCCTGCCTGTCAACCCCGAATACTCAGCCACACGCAACCag GGTAGACAGAAGTTGGCCCGTTTCAACGCTCGTGAGTTCGCAACACTAATCATCGACATCCTGAGTGACGCCAAgaggaggcaacaggggaaaggcCTGAGCAGCCCTAccg ACTCTAGTCTGGACCTGGGGGCCGACGACGACCAGCATGACTACGACAGCGTAGCGTCGGACGAGGACACGGACAGCGAGCTGACCACTCAGAACAACAACAACACGCAGCGCAACAACCGGGCCAAG AGCATGGACTCGTCAGACCTGTCAGACGGGCCCATCACTCTGCAGGAGTACCTGGAGGTTAAGAAGGCCCTGGCCTCCTCCGAGGCTAAAGTCCAGCAGCTGATGAAGGTCAACAACAACCTGAGTGAAGAGCTGCGCCGGCTGCAGAAAGAG GTGAGGAAGGGGGGTCCTGGCGGTCCAACACCCTATGGAGGACAGCACCTCTCTAGCTCCATGGAGATGGGGAGATACATG GTCCCTAAAGGAGAGAAGCACGGCAGTGGCACTGATAGTGACTATGACAACACTCAGATGTATGAGCTGTCGCTAAG tagGGGGCGCAGCAGTGAAGAGGAGGGCCGGGGGGAGTCGGAGGAGTGGGAGGGGGGTGAGCCGGATCCTACCCTGCCGTGCACAGAAGACGTCATCCTCAAGACGGAGCAGGTGACCAAAAACATCCAGGAGCTTCTGAGGGCCGCACAGGAGTTCAAACACGACAG TTTCGTTCCATGCTCTGAGAAGATCCACTCTGCTGTCACTGAAATGGCCTCTCTCTTTCCCAAG cGGCCCGCCCTAGACGCCGTGCACTGCTCCCTGCGCCTCCTGGCGTCCAGCGCCTCCCGCCTCCAGGTGGAGTGTCGCAAGGCGGCACCCCCGGACCCGTCAGCGCCCGCCGTCGACTACCAGCTGCTCACCCAGCAGGTCATCCAGTGCGCCTATGACATCGCCAAAGCCGCCAAGCAACTGGTCACCATCACCACCCGCGAGAAGAAACAGTGA